In Thauera sp. JM12B12, one DNA window encodes the following:
- a CDS encoding efflux RND transporter permease subunit: protein MRHVSLLERLAGHKVAANVLMLLAFVLGVIGVTRMNVQFFPTFELDVISVRVVWSGASSEDVETGITVPLEERLKTVDGLKRMSSTSAQGVASITLELEEDTDALLALDQVRQRVDEFRNLPRDAETPEVSRVSRYEPIARLLVRGSSVEELRPWVRRFESELLAAGIDRVSITGLPEERIAIEIPSAALETLGLSLIEVGERVGALARDVPAGVAGEADGAREIRGLEQRRSAEAFAPLPVVSDEHGVVRLGEIATITREPRTNELALFERGDSVVELQLQRSESGHSLKAARVLDDWLEETRPTLPPSIRLEVFDAQWQLISQRIELLVSNGLSGLLLVVAVLYFFLPARVALWVMVGIPTAFLATLALMFLFGGTINMMSLFALIMALGIIVDDAIVVSEDADTHRHMGEGPAQAAIGGARRMLWPVLASSLTTVAAFLPLMMVGGIIGNILGDIPFVMVAVIAASLLECFLILPAHLRGALAGAAALHHSNVRKRLDAGYARFRDGPFRRLVERALAWRGTTIALTVSLMVLAVGLLAGGRIGFVFFPTPEGQVVFANATFVAGTPRAHTEAFLTELERALFAAEAELGGGLVQTAVSRLGGTISSGSGSSARGDQLAGVMVELSPPDQREVRNERFLATWREKLPPVAGLELLTFTARQSGPPGRDINIRLSGDSADALKAAALELAETLKSLPGVSEPEDDMPYGREQLVYRLTPAGEALGLTTESLGRQLRAAFDGALAQLVQVGRDELEVRVMLPREERSRLDVFERITVRLPDGHFVPLATVASWESQRGFEALRHAEGRLAVEVSAAVDSEVNNANAIQAELERDALPGLAQKYGLEFSFEGRSADQRETMEDMRSGLMLGLALIYLILVWSFSSWSWPLVVMSAIPLGLAGAIFGHWVLGIELTILSMFGLFGLAGIVVNNSIILVSLFKELQHKGASLHEALVGAACGRLRAVLLTSLTTIGGLTPLLFERSLQAQFLIPMATSIAFGLGFSALLVLFFVPALLSALESLKQWQRGGGAPEARTA from the coding sequence ATGAGGCACGTCAGCCTGCTCGAACGCCTGGCCGGTCACAAGGTGGCGGCCAACGTCCTGATGCTGCTCGCCTTCGTGCTCGGCGTGATCGGCGTGACGCGGATGAATGTGCAGTTCTTCCCCACCTTCGAGCTCGACGTGATCTCGGTGCGCGTGGTGTGGAGCGGCGCCTCGTCGGAGGACGTGGAGACCGGCATCACGGTGCCGCTCGAGGAGCGTCTGAAGACGGTCGACGGGCTCAAGCGAATGAGCTCGACCTCGGCGCAGGGCGTCGCCAGCATCACCCTCGAACTCGAGGAAGACACTGACGCCCTGCTCGCCCTCGATCAGGTCCGCCAGCGCGTCGACGAGTTCCGCAACCTGCCGCGCGACGCCGAGACGCCGGAGGTGAGCCGGGTGTCGCGCTACGAGCCGATTGCCCGCCTGCTCGTGCGCGGCAGCAGCGTGGAGGAACTGCGCCCGTGGGTGCGGCGTTTCGAGAGCGAACTGCTCGCTGCCGGCATCGACCGCGTGAGCATCACCGGGCTACCCGAGGAGCGGATCGCGATCGAGATTCCCTCCGCGGCGCTCGAGACCCTGGGGCTCTCCCTGATCGAGGTGGGCGAACGCGTCGGCGCGCTCGCCCGCGACGTTCCAGCCGGCGTGGCCGGCGAAGCCGATGGCGCGCGCGAGATTCGCGGCCTCGAGCAGCGCCGCAGCGCCGAGGCCTTCGCACCGCTGCCAGTGGTGAGCGACGAGCATGGCGTGGTCCGCCTCGGCGAGATCGCCACCATCACCCGCGAGCCGCGAACCAACGAGCTCGCCCTCTTCGAGCGTGGTGACAGCGTGGTCGAGCTGCAGCTCCAGCGCAGCGAAAGCGGACACTCGCTCAAGGCCGCCCGCGTGCTCGACGACTGGCTCGAGGAAACCCGACCGACGCTGCCGCCGAGCATCCGCCTGGAGGTGTTCGATGCGCAGTGGCAGCTCATCAGCCAACGCATCGAGCTGCTCGTCAGCAATGGCCTGTCGGGCCTGCTGCTGGTGGTCGCCGTGCTCTACTTCTTCCTCCCCGCGCGCGTCGCCCTGTGGGTGATGGTCGGCATCCCGACCGCCTTTCTCGCCACCCTCGCGCTCATGTTCCTCTTCGGCGGCACGATCAACATGATGAGCCTGTTCGCGCTCATCATGGCGCTCGGCATCATCGTCGATGACGCCATCGTGGTGAGCGAGGACGCCGACACCCATCGCCACATGGGCGAGGGCCCTGCCCAGGCTGCGATCGGCGGCGCACGGCGCATGCTGTGGCCGGTGCTGGCCTCGTCGCTGACCACGGTCGCGGCCTTCCTGCCGTTGATGATGGTGGGCGGCATCATCGGCAACATCCTCGGCGACATCCCGTTCGTGATGGTCGCCGTGATCGCCGCCTCATTGCTCGAGTGTTTCCTCATCCTGCCCGCCCACCTGCGCGGCGCGCTCGCGGGCGCCGCAGCGCTCCACCATTCGAACGTGCGCAAGCGCCTGGACGCCGGCTACGCCCGTTTCCGAGACGGGCCGTTCCGCCGTCTCGTGGAGCGCGCGCTGGCGTGGCGCGGCACCACCATCGCCCTCACCGTCAGCCTGATGGTTCTGGCGGTTGGCCTGCTCGCGGGCGGACGCATCGGCTTCGTGTTCTTCCCGACGCCCGAGGGTCAGGTCGTGTTCGCCAACGCGACCTTCGTCGCTGGCACGCCGCGCGCCCACACCGAGGCATTCCTGACCGAGCTCGAGCGCGCGCTGTTCGCCGCCGAGGCCGAGCTCGGCGGCGGTCTGGTGCAGACGGCGGTCAGCCGCCTGGGCGGCACGATCAGCAGCGGCAGCGGCTCGAGCGCGCGCGGCGACCAGCTCGCGGGCGTGATGGTGGAGCTGTCGCCGCCCGACCAGCGCGAGGTGCGCAACGAGCGCTTCCTTGCCACATGGCGCGAAAAGCTGCCGCCAGTGGCCGGGCTCGAGCTGCTGACGTTCACCGCGCGCCAGTCCGGCCCGCCGGGGCGCGACATCAACATCCGCCTCAGCGGCGACAGCGCCGACGCCCTCAAGGCCGCCGCGCTCGAGCTGGCCGAGACGCTGAAGAGCCTGCCTGGGGTCTCCGAGCCCGAGGACGACATGCCTTATGGTCGCGAGCAGCTCGTGTATCGCCTCACGCCCGCTGGCGAGGCGCTCGGGCTGACCACCGAGAGTCTCGGCCGCCAGCTCCGGGCCGCCTTCGACGGCGCACTCGCCCAGCTCGTTCAGGTGGGCCGCGACGAGCTCGAGGTGCGCGTGATGCTGCCACGCGAGGAACGCAGCCGCCTAGACGTCTTCGAGCGCATCACCGTGAGGCTTCCCGATGGTCACTTCGTTCCACTGGCCACGGTGGCGAGCTGGGAGTCGCAGCGCGGCTTCGAGGCCTTGCGCCACGCCGAGGGTCGGCTCGCGGTCGAGGTTTCGGCCGCGGTCGACAGCGAGGTCAACAACGCCAATGCCATCCAGGCCGAGCTCGAGCGCGACGCCCTGCCCGGCTTGGCGCAGAAGTATGGCCTCGAGTTCAGCTTCGAGGGCCGCTCCGCGGACCAGCGCGAGACGATGGAGGACATGCGCTCGGGCCTGATGCTCGGCCTTGCGCTGATCTATCTCATCCTGGTGTGGTCGTTTTCGTCGTGGAGCTGGCCCCTCGTGGTGATGTCTGCGATTCCGCTCGGGCTGGCGGGTGCGATCTTCGGTCACTGGGTGCTCGGGATCGAGCTCACCATCCTGTCGATGTTCGGCCTCTTCGGCCTCGCCGGCATCGTGGTGAACAACTCGATCATCCTGGTGAGCCTGTTCAAGGAGCTCCAGCACAAGGGTGCCAGCCTTCACGAAGCCCTCGTCGGTGCCGCCTGCGGTCGCCTGCGCGCGGTGCTGCTGACCTCGCTCACCACGATCGGCGGCCTCACCCCACTGCTGTTCGAGCGCTCGCTGCAGGCCCAGTTCCTGATCCCGATGGCGACCTCGATCGCCTTCGGACTGGGGTTCTCGGCGCTCCTCGTGCTGTTCTTCGTTCCCGCCCTGCTCTCCGCACTGGAAAGCCTCAAGCAGTGGCAGCGCGGCGGCGGAGCGCCGGAAGCGCGGACGGCATGA
- a CDS encoding efflux RND transporter periplasmic adaptor subunit, with protein MRRLLPLLILLIAAVGFLVLRATRPELPPAEARERVWRVEAHVLAAGSMHPTLVLYGRIEAPDRIRAAAPVGGRVLEIGVRDGDRVEPGTVLARLDPRDLEPRVAQAAADVERERIRHRHDQEAIAQERTLLQLAEARLERFERLKNARLGAESAFDQAREEVARVRLSLSQRQQAIAEHPARLAQLQARLAEARRDAERGAIVAPFAARIGRVEVAAGDQVQPGQTLLSLYSSDALYLRARVPAIYAEELRTALARGEPLLARAEFGATPLLARLDRIAGEADARGVDVLLRLDDASKVPVGAFVNAVLERPLASGVFPIPPAALHGGDRVYRIEDDARLRAVPIVRAGERREGNTLELLVRAAAPGDLLRDGTRILATHLPHAIDGLAVEVVGAVQ; from the coding sequence ATGCGCCGTCTTCTCCCCCTGCTCATCCTGCTGATCGCCGCGGTCGGTTTCCTGGTTCTGCGCGCAACGCGCCCTGAACTTCCGCCGGCGGAGGCCCGCGAGCGCGTCTGGCGGGTCGAGGCCCATGTCCTGGCCGCAGGATCGATGCACCCGACCCTGGTGCTGTATGGGCGAATCGAGGCACCGGATCGCATCCGCGCCGCCGCGCCGGTCGGTGGGCGCGTGCTCGAGATCGGCGTCCGCGACGGCGATCGCGTCGAGCCCGGCACGGTGCTCGCGAGACTGGATCCGCGCGATCTCGAGCCGCGCGTGGCACAGGCTGCCGCAGACGTCGAGCGCGAACGCATCCGCCATCGTCACGACCAGGAGGCGATCGCCCAGGAACGCACGCTGCTGCAGCTCGCCGAGGCCAGGCTCGAACGCTTCGAACGGCTCAAGAACGCCCGCCTTGGCGCCGAAAGCGCCTTCGACCAGGCGCGCGAGGAGGTGGCGCGCGTACGCCTTTCGCTATCGCAACGCCAGCAGGCGATTGCCGAGCATCCCGCACGCCTCGCCCAGCTGCAGGCGCGCCTGGCCGAGGCCAGGCGCGATGCCGAGCGCGGCGCGATCGTCGCGCCCTTCGCTGCCCGCATCGGCAGGGTGGAGGTCGCAGCAGGCGACCAGGTCCAGCCCGGCCAGACCCTGCTCAGCCTGTACTCCTCCGACGCGCTCTACCTGCGCGCACGCGTTCCGGCGATCTATGCCGAGGAGCTGCGCACGGCCCTCGCGCGCGGCGAACCCCTGCTGGCGCGTGCCGAATTCGGCGCTACGCCGCTGCTCGCCCGCCTCGACCGCATCGCCGGCGAAGCCGATGCGCGCGGCGTCGATGTGCTGCTACGGCTTGACGATGCGAGCAAGGTGCCGGTCGGCGCCTTCGTCAACGCCGTCCTCGAGCGTCCGCTTGCCAGCGGGGTGTTTCCGATCCCGCCGGCTGCCCTGCATGGTGGCGACCGCGTCTATCGCATCGAGGACGACGCCCGCCTGCGCGCGGTGCCGATCGTGCGCGCGGGCGAGCGCCGCGAGGGGAATACGCTCGAGCTGCTCGTGCGCGCCGCCGCTCCGGGCGATCTGCTGCGTGACGGCACCCGCATCCTCGCCACGCATCTGCCTCACGCGATCGACGGCCTCGCCGTCGAGGTGGTGGGTGCGGTGCAATGA
- a CDS encoding DnaJ C-terminal domain-containing protein, translating into MSDAHDLLGLQPGATPQQVKRAFRKLAMQWHPDRNPDPAALEHFKALRQAHDRLLATLLDSDDETASEQASGTSDKPPTRGADRWQTLDISLEDAFCGGTRPVCVRTPRPCSHCGGRGIEQLSVSRLCEPCRGSGRVRGGNGLTRCPQCDGRGYRNTQPCTHCSGSGEEIAERWLQVVIPPGLIDDDELRLTGEGEPHPDDDQARGDLRLRIRLQPHPLFRREGRNLVLQRPVSALRMLIGGSLRIPHPGGVRGVTLEPGVAHARTLRVAGAGFPARGKHPAGDLVIELEPMLPQTPEKRLHALIEQLENALAARASHHFPELARWEADWLGD; encoded by the coding sequence ATGTCCGACGCCCACGATTTGCTCGGGCTGCAGCCCGGCGCCACCCCCCAGCAGGTCAAGCGCGCCTTCCGAAAGCTGGCGATGCAGTGGCATCCCGATCGCAACCCGGACCCTGCCGCGCTCGAGCATTTCAAGGCCCTGCGCCAGGCCCACGACCGCCTGCTCGCCACCCTGCTCGACAGCGATGACGAAACCGCCAGCGAGCAAGCATCAGGCACTTCCGACAAGCCCCCCACCCGCGGTGCCGACCGCTGGCAGACGCTCGACATAAGCCTCGAGGACGCATTCTGCGGCGGCACCCGCCCGGTCTGCGTGCGCACGCCCCGGCCTTGCTCGCACTGCGGCGGCCGCGGTATCGAGCAGCTGAGCGTCAGCCGCCTGTGCGAGCCTTGTCGGGGCTCGGGACGCGTGCGCGGCGGAAACGGACTCACCCGCTGTCCGCAATGCGACGGACGGGGTTATCGCAACACCCAGCCCTGTACGCACTGCAGTGGCAGCGGCGAGGAGATTGCCGAGCGCTGGCTGCAGGTGGTGATCCCGCCGGGCCTGATCGATGACGACGAGCTGCGACTGACCGGCGAAGGCGAACCCCACCCCGACGACGACCAGGCGCGCGGCGACCTGCGCCTGCGTATCCGGCTGCAGCCGCATCCGCTGTTCCGGCGCGAAGGGCGGAACCTCGTTCTGCAGCGGCCAGTCAGTGCGCTGAGGATGTTGATCGGCGGCAGCCTGCGCATTCCGCATCCGGGCGGCGTGCGCGGCGTGACCCTCGAACCCGGCGTCGCCCACGCCCGCACCCTGCGCGTCGCCGGCGCGGGTTTTCCTGCGCGCGGAAAACACCCGGCAGGCGACCTCGTCATCGAACTCGAACCGATGTTGCCGCAGACCCCGGAGAAGCGCCTGCATGCGCTCATCGAACAGCTCGAGAATGCTCTCGCCGCGCGTGCCAGCCATCATTTTCCGGAGCTCGCGCGCTGGGAGGCCGACTGGCTGGGCGATTGA